One window of Desulfovibrio subterraneus genomic DNA carries:
- the nusB gene encoding transcription antitermination factor NusB, with the protein MSKEKTPPRRLARAQAFQILYGLNFSPVQTIEALAETYAGSPDNADKNIDPAHPEGFAWELIEGVWSNHRALDEVIARFAKNWRVERIGKIEITLLRLAVYEMLHRQDVPPKVAINEAIELSKQFGDDKSRNFVNGILDAAAKALQDGTLTPRTV; encoded by the coding sequence ATGTCCAAGGAAAAAACTCCTCCGCGCAGACTGGCGCGCGCTCAGGCCTTTCAGATTCTCTACGGCCTGAACTTCTCTCCGGTGCAGACAATTGAAGCACTGGCCGAGACGTACGCCGGTTCACCGGACAATGCCGACAAGAATATCGACCCTGCCCATCCTGAAGGCTTTGCCTGGGAACTTATCGAAGGCGTGTGGAGCAACCACCGCGCACTCGACGAAGTTATCGCCAGATTTGCCAAGAACTGGCGGGTTGAGCGCATCGGCAAAATAGAAATCACCCTGCTCCGGCTGGCGGTATATGAAATGCTGCACCGTCAGGATGTGCCGCCCAAAGTGGCCATCAACGAAGCAATCGAGCTTTCAAAACAGTTCGGCGACGACAAATCCCGCAACTTTGTGAACGGCATTCTCGATGCCGCGGCCAAAGCCCTGCAGGACGGAACTCTCACGCCCCGCACTGTCTAG
- the ribH gene encoding 6,7-dimethyl-8-ribityllumazine synthase: MLHVKTIEGQFDAKGMKVAIIATRFNDFIVDRLVGGAVDYLARHGASREDMTIVRLPGAFEMPIAAKKLAASGKYDGIVALGAVIRGATPHFDFVCNEAAKGLAQVSLEFNLPVGFGLLTCDTLDQAIERAGSKGGNKGVEAASAMLETFRVLEQI, translated from the coding sequence ATGCTGCATGTGAAGACCATTGAAGGCCAGTTTGATGCAAAGGGGATGAAGGTCGCCATCATCGCCACCCGCTTCAACGATTTTATTGTAGACCGTCTGGTCGGCGGTGCGGTTGATTACCTCGCGCGCCACGGCGCTTCCCGCGAAGACATGACCATCGTCCGCCTGCCCGGCGCCTTTGAAATGCCCATTGCCGCCAAGAAGCTCGCCGCTTCCGGCAAATACGACGGCATCGTGGCCCTCGGCGCAGTTATCCGCGGTGCAACCCCCCACTTCGATTTCGTCTGCAACGAAGCCGCCAAGGGCCTCGCGCAGGTTTCTCTCGAATTCAACCTGCCTGTAGGCTTTGGCCTGCTCACCTGTGACACTCTGGATCAGGCTATTGAACGTGCCGGTTCCAAGGGTGGCAACAAGGGTGTGGAAGCGGCTTCCGCCATGCTGGAAACCTTCCGCGTTCTGGAGCAAATCTAA
- a CDS encoding bifunctional 3,4-dihydroxy-2-butanone-4-phosphate synthase/GTP cyclohydrolase II, whose translation MPICTAEEAIEEIRKGRMLILVDDEDRENEGDLTIAAEHVTPEVINFMAVHGRGLICLALAPDWVDKLQLPLMARRNGSKFGTNFTVSIEARNGVTTGISAGDRATTILTAVKDDVKPEDLVTPGHIFPLRAQKGGVLVRAGQTEGSVDLSRLAGLKPAAVICEIMKDDGEMARMPDLIEFAKKHDMKIATIRDLIRYRMQPDQLSVKRVAEAKMPTKYGEFKVIAYENELEPATHIALVKGDIKGDDPVMVRVHSECLTGDVLGSVRCDCGDQLANAMCAIAQEGKGVILYMRQEGRGIGLANKIKAYALQDQGYDTVEANKKLGFKADLRDYGIGAQMLVDLGVRKMRMMTNNPKKIVGIEGYGIEVVERIPIEMDACQYNADYLRTKKDKMGHMLEHLDDKNAQ comes from the coding sequence ATGCCCATTTGCACTGCCGAAGAGGCCATTGAAGAGATTCGCAAGGGCCGGATGCTTATTCTGGTCGATGATGAAGACAGGGAAAACGAAGGCGACCTCACCATCGCCGCCGAACACGTCACCCCTGAAGTGATCAACTTCATGGCCGTGCACGGACGCGGCCTCATCTGCCTTGCGCTGGCCCCCGACTGGGTGGACAAGCTGCAGCTGCCGCTCATGGCACGCCGCAACGGGTCCAAATTCGGCACCAACTTCACCGTATCCATCGAAGCCCGTAACGGAGTTACCACCGGCATTTCCGCCGGCGACCGCGCAACCACCATTCTTACCGCCGTCAAGGACGACGTGAAGCCGGAAGATCTTGTCACCCCCGGCCACATCTTCCCCCTGCGCGCCCAGAAGGGCGGCGTTCTCGTCCGCGCCGGCCAGACCGAAGGCTCCGTGGACCTGTCCCGCCTTGCCGGTCTGAAGCCTGCTGCCGTCATCTGCGAAATCATGAAAGACGACGGCGAAATGGCCCGCATGCCCGACCTTATCGAGTTTGCCAAGAAGCATGACATGAAGATCGCCACCATCCGCGATCTCATCCGCTACCGCATGCAGCCCGACCAGCTTTCCGTCAAGCGTGTCGCAGAAGCCAAGATGCCCACCAAGTACGGTGAATTCAAGGTGATTGCATACGAAAACGAGCTGGAACCCGCCACCCACATTGCGCTGGTGAAGGGCGACATCAAGGGCGACGATCCCGTCATGGTGCGCGTGCACAGCGAATGCCTCACCGGCGACGTGCTCGGTTCCGTGCGCTGCGACTGCGGCGACCAGCTCGCCAATGCCATGTGCGCCATCGCACAGGAAGGCAAAGGCGTGATCCTCTACATGCGTCAGGAAGGACGCGGCATCGGCCTTGCCAACAAGATCAAGGCCTACGCGCTGCAGGATCAGGGCTACGACACCGTGGAAGCGAACAAGAAGCTTGGCTTCAAGGCCGACTTGCGCGACTACGGCATCGGCGCTCAGATGCTGGTGGACCTCGGCGTTCGCAAGATGCGCATGATGACCAACAACCCCAAAAAGATTGTCGGCATTGAAGGCTACGGCATCGAAGTGGTGGAGCGTATCCCCATCGAGATGGACGCCTGCCAATACAACGCCGACTACCTGCGCACCAAGAAAGACAAGATGGGCCACATGCTGGAACATCTTGACGACAAGAACGCGCAGTAA
- a CDS encoding riboflavin synthase, producing MFTGLILGQGEIRSVQNMGSETRLTIRPLCQLTDIVLGESIATNGVCLTVETFGADWFTVYASAESMRLTNLGDLKSGSRVNLERALAMGDRLGGHIVSGHVDCVASVASVRPAGLSRVYRLSFPAEFGAQIITKGSVALDGISLTINDCGPDFLEVNIIPETQKVTTISEWKPGYRVNLETDVIGKYVQRMLGAWQGKPAAPKAASGVITEEFLRKHGF from the coding sequence ATGTTCACAGGACTCATTCTCGGACAGGGAGAAATCCGGTCCGTACAGAATATGGGAAGCGAAACCCGCCTGACCATACGCCCGCTCTGCCAGCTCACAGACATTGTACTCGGCGAATCCATCGCCACGAACGGTGTGTGCCTGACTGTGGAAACCTTTGGTGCTGACTGGTTTACCGTCTACGCCTCTGCGGAAAGCATGCGCCTGACCAACCTCGGCGACCTCAAGAGTGGCAGCCGTGTAAACCTTGAACGCGCGCTCGCCATGGGCGACCGTCTCGGCGGGCATATCGTGAGCGGACACGTGGACTGTGTTGCAAGCGTGGCTTCTGTACGTCCGGCAGGTCTTTCCCGCGTTTACAGGCTGAGTTTTCCTGCCGAATTCGGAGCACAAATTATCACGAAGGGCTCCGTAGCACTTGACGGCATCAGTCTTACGATCAATGATTGCGGCCCTGATTTTCTGGAAGTGAACATCATTCCCGAAACGCAGAAGGTGACTACCATTTCCGAGTGGAAACCGGGCTACCGGGTCAATCTGGAAACGGATGTCATCGGCAAATATGTCCAGCGCATGCTGGGCGCGTGGCAGGGCAAACCTGCCGCCCCCAAAGCCGCTTCCGGCGTGATTACGGAAGAATTTCTGCGCAAGCACGGATTTTAA
- the ribD gene encoding bifunctional diaminohydroxyphosphoribosylaminopyrimidine deaminase/5-amino-6-(5-phosphoribosylamino)uracil reductase RibD — translation MGHPFEPFMREAIALAEQGRWHAAPNPTVGAVLVKDGDIVARGYHTACGQPHAEVECLRDAATQGVDPSQCSLVVTLEPCNHYGKTPPCSKAVLDAGIRHVVIGLLDPNPKAKGGAEFLRENGVLVDSGVLEQECRDLVTDFLTWVETPLPYTILKLASTLDGKIATRNGNSRWISGPESRARVHELRRNVGAVIVGGTTFRKDNPQLSCRIEGVEKQPLAVIITSQLPNVPEAYKLLTERPEQTIFWTSEESAATDAAKGLRDKGCTVMPLPVMEGDTLGGRDIGYGLRWLRNEHKCLYTLCEGGGRLALAMLELGLAQEFQLHMAPKIMADAKAPGLFDGRAPATMEDVLGLRMIATEKSGDDIIITLRRRED, via the coding sequence ATGGGTCACCCCTTCGAACCGTTCATGCGCGAGGCCATTGCGCTGGCGGAACAGGGACGCTGGCATGCAGCGCCCAATCCCACCGTGGGTGCCGTTCTTGTCAAGGACGGCGACATTGTGGCACGCGGTTACCACACGGCATGCGGCCAGCCCCATGCGGAAGTGGAATGCCTGCGCGATGCCGCAACGCAGGGCGTCGATCCATCCCAGTGTTCTCTTGTTGTCACCCTTGAGCCCTGCAACCATTACGGCAAAACGCCCCCCTGCTCCAAGGCAGTGCTTGATGCGGGCATCCGCCACGTGGTGATCGGTCTTCTGGATCCCAATCCCAAGGCCAAGGGCGGCGCGGAGTTCCTGCGCGAGAACGGTGTGCTCGTCGATTCGGGAGTGCTTGAACAGGAATGCCGCGACCTCGTCACGGATTTTCTGACATGGGTTGAAACACCCCTGCCCTATACCATTCTCAAGCTTGCCTCCACGCTGGATGGCAAGATAGCCACGCGCAACGGTAATTCCCGCTGGATAAGCGGCCCCGAATCGCGCGCCCGTGTGCACGAGCTTCGGCGCAACGTGGGAGCTGTCATCGTGGGCGGCACCACCTTCCGCAAAGACAACCCGCAGCTCTCCTGCCGCATCGAAGGGGTGGAAAAACAGCCTCTGGCCGTTATCATCACCTCGCAGCTTCCCAATGTTCCCGAAGCATACAAACTGCTTACGGAACGGCCGGAGCAAACCATATTCTGGACTTCCGAGGAATCTGCTGCTACTGACGCCGCCAAGGGACTGCGCGACAAAGGTTGCACGGTCATGCCCCTGCCCGTCATGGAAGGCGACACCCTCGGCGGACGTGACATAGGCTACGGCCTGCGCTGGCTGCGTAACGAGCACAAGTGCCTGTACACCCTGTGCGAGGGCGGCGGCCGGCTGGCCCTTGCCATGCTGGAACTCGGTCTGGCACAGGAATTTCAGCTGCACATGGCTCCCAAGATCATGGCCGACGCCAAGGCCCCCGGCCTGTTTGACGGCCGCGCCCCGGCTACCATGGAAGATGTGCTCGGACTGCGCATGATTGCAACGGAAAAAAGCGGCGACGATATCATCATTACCTTGCGCCGACGGGAAGACTGA
- a CDS encoding deoxycytidylate deaminase, whose translation MHERLPWPQYFMDITYMVAERSTCTRRKVGAIAVKDKRILATGYNGAPANVSHCLDTGCLREQLGIPSGQRHEICRGLHAEQNVIIQAAVHGVSLTGAEIYCTTMPCLICTKMLLNCGVKAVYYVEGYDDPLATAMVEESGVVFTKLDYSKRGC comes from the coding sequence ATGCACGAAAGACTGCCGTGGCCGCAATATTTCATGGACATCACCTACATGGTGGCGGAGCGCTCAACCTGCACCCGCCGCAAGGTCGGCGCCATTGCCGTGAAGGACAAGCGCATCCTCGCCACCGGCTACAACGGAGCTCCCGCCAATGTTTCGCATTGTCTGGACACCGGCTGCCTTCGCGAACAACTCGGCATTCCCTCCGGCCAGCGACACGAGATCTGCCGCGGGCTGCACGCAGAGCAGAATGTCATCATTCAGGCTGCCGTGCATGGCGTTTCCCTTACCGGCGCTGAAATTTACTGCACCACCATGCCCTGCCTCATCTGTACCAAGATGCTGCTCAACTGCGGGGTAAAGGCCGTGTATTACGTTGAAGGCTACGACGATCCGCTTGCCACCGCCATGGTGGAAGAATCCGGCGTAGTGTTCACCAAACTGGATTATAGCAAACGAGGCTGTTAA
- the glyA gene encoding serine hydroxymethyltransferase: protein MDELFLQDPEVARAMYLEIERQTGGLELIASENFVSSAVRQTQGSVMTHKYAEGYPGKRYYGGCEFVDMAEDLAINRAKTIFGAEYANVQPHSGSQANMAAYFAIAKPGDTILGMDLSHGGHLTHGSPVNFSGRFFNVVFYGVQKETGRIDYDQVEKLAKEHKPTVIVAGASAYPRELDFARFRSIADEVGAKLMVDMAHIAGLVAAGVHSSPIPYAHITTTTTHKTLRGPRGGMILSSEDLGKSLNSQIFPGIQGGPLMHVIAAKAVAFGEALRPEFADYQKQVVANAQALAKCLTDQGFELVSGGTDNHLMLVDLSNKDITGKAAQLALDEAGITVNKNTVPFETRSPFVTSGIRIGTPALTTRGMKGKDMEKVADWIIDALGNIENETRLKAIRKEVELFARQFPIFAW from the coding sequence ATGGACGAACTGTTCTTGCAAGACCCCGAAGTAGCACGGGCAATGTATCTGGAAATCGAGCGCCAGACCGGCGGGCTCGAACTTATCGCATCCGAGAACTTCGTCTCTTCCGCAGTGCGCCAGACGCAGGGTAGCGTTATGACGCACAAGTATGCCGAAGGATACCCGGGCAAGCGGTACTATGGCGGTTGTGAGTTCGTGGATATGGCCGAAGATCTGGCCATAAACCGCGCAAAAACCATTTTCGGGGCAGAATACGCCAACGTGCAGCCCCACTCCGGCAGCCAGGCCAACATGGCGGCATACTTCGCCATTGCCAAGCCCGGCGACACCATTCTGGGTATGGATCTTTCCCACGGCGGCCACCTCACCCACGGCAGCCCCGTGAACTTCTCCGGTCGTTTCTTCAACGTCGTCTTCTACGGCGTGCAGAAGGAAACCGGCCGCATTGACTATGATCAGGTGGAAAAGCTCGCCAAGGAACACAAGCCCACTGTCATCGTGGCCGGCGCAAGCGCGTATCCCCGCGAACTGGATTTCGCACGCTTCCGCTCCATTGCCGACGAAGTAGGCGCAAAGCTCATGGTGGACATGGCGCACATCGCCGGCCTTGTGGCCGCAGGCGTGCACAGCTCCCCCATTCCCTACGCACACATCACCACCACGACCACCCACAAGACCCTTCGCGGTCCGCGCGGCGGCATGATTCTCAGCTCAGAGGATCTCGGCAAATCCCTGAACAGCCAGATATTCCCCGGCATTCAGGGCGGTCCGCTCATGCACGTCATCGCTGCCAAGGCCGTTGCCTTCGGCGAGGCTCTGCGCCCCGAATTCGCTGACTACCAGAAGCAGGTTGTGGCAAACGCACAGGCACTTGCCAAGTGCCTGACCGATCAGGGCTTCGAGCTCGTTTCCGGCGGCACGGACAACCACCTCATGCTGGTTGACCTGTCCAACAAGGACATCACCGGCAAGGCCGCACAGCTGGCGCTGGACGAAGCAGGCATCACCGTGAACAAGAACACCGTGCCCTTCGAAACCCGCAGCCCCTTCGTGACCTCCGGTATCCGCATCGGCACCCCTGCCCTCACCACCCGTGGCATGAAGGGCAAGGACATGGAAAAGGTCGCCGACTGGATCATCGACGCGCTCGGCAATATCGAAAACGAAACGCGCCTCAAGGCCATCCGCAAGGAAGTGGAACTCTTCGCGCGCCAGTTCCCGATCTTCGCCTGGTAG
- the fabF gene encoding beta-ketoacyl-ACP synthase II yields the protein MTKKRVVVTGLATLNPLGKDLESSWENLVAGKSGIGPITRFDASEFSSKIAGEVKDFDPVEYMPVKEARRMDRFVQFAVATGQMVVEHSGLVINDENAGRVAVLLGVGLGGLDTIEVFHTKLMEAGPNKVSPFMIPMLISNMAPGQVSIFTGAKGPNVVFTSACASGTHAIGHAYTEIVMGRCDAAITGGVESTITPMGVSGFTSLKALCSNRNDTPEIASRPFDGERSGFVIGEGSGFLMLESLEHAQARGANIYAEVVGFGSTGDAYHITAPREDADGMARCMKAAIDEAGIAPSDVDVINAHGTSTNLNDKAETLAMKKVFGDHAYKLRISANKSQTGHLLGAAGGMEGVFSCMTLHKGIVPGTANYTSPDPDCDLNYMGSGTEEYQAKYVLSNNFGFGGTNASILFKRFAD from the coding sequence ATGACAAAAAAACGAGTTGTTGTTACCGGTCTCGCAACCCTCAACCCGCTGGGCAAGGACCTTGAATCCAGCTGGGAGAATCTGGTTGCCGGCAAGTCCGGTATTGGCCCCATCACGCGTTTCGATGCCTCCGAATTCTCCTCGAAGATCGCAGGTGAAGTGAAGGATTTTGACCCCGTTGAATACATGCCCGTTAAGGAAGCCCGCCGCATGGACCGCTTTGTCCAGTTCGCCGTGGCAACCGGACAGATGGTGGTGGAACACAGCGGACTGGTCATAAACGATGAGAATGCCGGCCGCGTTGCCGTCCTCCTCGGTGTGGGCCTCGGCGGTCTGGATACCATTGAAGTGTTCCACACCAAGCTCATGGAAGCAGGCCCCAACAAGGTCAGCCCTTTCATGATTCCCATGCTTATTTCCAACATGGCGCCCGGTCAGGTTTCCATCTTCACCGGTGCCAAGGGTCCCAACGTGGTGTTCACCAGCGCCTGTGCCTCCGGCACGCACGCCATCGGGCACGCCTATACGGAAATCGTGATGGGTCGCTGCGATGCCGCCATTACCGGCGGGGTCGAATCCACCATCACCCCCATGGGCGTATCCGGCTTCACCTCGCTCAAAGCCCTGTGCAGCAACCGTAACGACACCCCCGAAATCGCTTCCCGTCCCTTCGACGGAGAGCGTTCCGGCTTCGTCATCGGCGAAGGCTCAGGCTTCCTCATGCTGGAATCGCTGGAGCACGCACAGGCACGTGGTGCCAACATCTATGCGGAAGTCGTGGGCTTCGGTTCCACGGGCGATGCATATCACATCACCGCCCCCCGTGAAGATGCGGACGGTATGGCGCGCTGCATGAAGGCAGCCATTGACGAAGCGGGTATCGCTCCTTCCGATGTGGATGTCATCAATGCGCACGGCACCTCCACCAATCTCAACGACAAGGCCGAAACCCTTGCCATGAAGAAGGTCTTCGGCGACCACGCATACAAGCTGCGCATCTCCGCCAACAAGTCGCAGACCGGCCACCTGCTGGGTGCTGCGGGCGGTATGGAAGGCGTGTTCTCCTGCATGACTCTGCACAAGGGTATTGTGCCCGGCACTGCCAACTACACCAGCCCCGACCCCGATTGCGACCTCAACTACATGGGCAGCGGCACGGAAGAATATCAGGCGAAGTACGTTCTGAGTAACAACTTCGGCTTCGGCGGCACTAACGCCAGCATTCTGTTCAAGCGATTCGCCGACTAG
- the acpP gene encoding acyl carrier protein translates to MSIEAKVKQIIIDQLGVSAEEVKPEASFVEDLGADSLDLTELIMAMEEEFGTEIDDDDAQKMLKVQDAINYIASKQ, encoded by the coding sequence ATGTCTATCGAAGCAAAAGTTAAGCAGATCATCATCGACCAGCTCGGCGTTTCTGCCGAAGAAGTAAAGCCCGAAGCATCTTTCGTTGAAGATCTGGGCGCAGACTCTCTCGACCTGACCGAACTGATCATGGCCATGGAAGAAGAATTCGGCACCGAAATCGATGACGACGATGCACAGAAGATGCTGAAGGTGCAGGACGCCATCAATTACATCGCAAGCAAGCAGTAA
- the fabG gene encoding 3-oxoacyl-[acyl-carrier-protein] reductase translates to MTELLSTALVTGGSRGIGKAIAQTLGKAGFQVYLTYVSKPEEAQAVAQSIIDAGGKAVAFKLNVGNGEEVNDFFKNEIKDKVRLDVLVNNAGITKDGLVLRMKDEDFDSVIGINLRGSFLAAREAAKIMSKQRYGRIVNITSVVGQMGNAGQANYSAAKAGLIGLTKALGKELAARNVTVNAVAPGFIETDMTDALPEAVRTEYQNAIPMKRFGSVNDVAEAVAFLASDKAGYITGQVLAVNGGMYC, encoded by the coding sequence ATGACTGAACTACTTTCAACAGCACTGGTGACCGGCGGCTCCCGAGGGATAGGAAAAGCCATTGCCCAGACTCTGGGTAAAGCCGGTTTTCAGGTATACCTGACCTACGTTTCCAAGCCCGAGGAAGCACAGGCTGTTGCCCAGTCCATCATCGACGCGGGCGGCAAGGCTGTCGCCTTCAAGCTCAATGTGGGCAATGGCGAAGAAGTGAACGACTTCTTCAAAAATGAAATCAAGGACAAGGTGCGACTTGATGTGCTCGTGAACAACGCGGGCATCACCAAGGACGGCCTCGTACTTCGCATGAAGGACGAGGACTTTGACAGCGTGATCGGCATCAACCTGCGCGGCTCGTTCCTCGCTGCCCGCGAGGCGGCCAAGATCATGTCGAAGCAGCGCTACGGCCGCATTGTCAACATCACCTCCGTTGTGGGGCAGATGGGCAACGCGGGTCAGGCCAACTACTCTGCCGCCAAGGCCGGTCTTATCGGACTGACCAAAGCGCTGGGCAAGGAACTGGCCGCACGCAATGTCACTGTCAACGCCGTGGCTCCCGGCTTTATCGAAACCGACATGACCGATGCCCTTCCGGAAGCCGTTCGTACCGAGTATCAGAACGCCATTCCCATGAAGCGCTTCGGTTCGGTGAATGACGTTGCCGAAGCTGTCGCCTTCCTCGCCTCTGACAAGGCAGGTTACATCACCGGTCAGGTACTTGCAGTGAACGGCGGCATGTATTGCTAG
- a CDS encoding beta-ketoacyl-ACP synthase III, giving the protein MTKHCYIHGFGSFAPAKVLTNFDLEKFVDTNDEWIRTRTGIEQRHVVDEGQCTSDLVTEAAKGALADAGMQADALTHILVATCTPDAYCPNTACVVEDKLGIKGAMALDINAACSGFVYGLQVACGLTSACDNATILLSGGETLTSRVNWEDRNTCVLFGDAAGAVVISGTQKPGSAKVVDIELSSDGSLRDLLTIAGGGSSIPYKLNQPVPAEHFVTMQGREVFKHAVRSMTSICETLLARNGMSTNDVDMLIPHQANMRIIEAVGKKLDIAPEKVFVNLNKFGNTSAASIPLALADAKSQGLIKPGMRVLLTTFGGGFTWGSALLEF; this is encoded by the coding sequence ATGACCAAGCATTGCTATATCCATGGTTTCGGCTCCTTTGCCCCGGCAAAAGTGCTGACCAACTTTGATCTGGAAAAGTTTGTCGACACCAACGACGAATGGATTCGTACGCGCACCGGCATAGAGCAGCGCCACGTCGTGGATGAGGGCCAGTGCACTTCCGACCTTGTGACGGAAGCGGCCAAAGGCGCACTTGCTGATGCAGGAATGCAGGCAGATGCGCTTACCCACATTCTTGTCGCCACATGCACCCCGGATGCTTACTGCCCTAACACCGCCTGCGTGGTGGAAGACAAGCTCGGCATCAAGGGCGCCATGGCACTCGACATCAACGCCGCCTGTTCCGGTTTCGTCTACGGCCTGCAGGTTGCCTGCGGCCTGACATCGGCATGCGATAATGCTACCATTCTGCTCTCCGGAGGAGAAACCCTCACCAGCCGCGTAAACTGGGAAGACCGCAACACCTGCGTTCTTTTCGGCGATGCAGCCGGTGCCGTGGTTATTTCCGGAACCCAGAAGCCCGGCAGCGCCAAGGTTGTTGACATAGAGCTCTCTTCCGATGGCTCCCTGCGCGACCTGCTGACCATTGCCGGCGGCGGCTCTTCCATTCCCTACAAGCTGAATCAGCCTGTTCCGGCCGAGCACTTTGTCACCATGCAGGGACGAGAAGTGTTCAAGCATGCCGTGCGCAGCATGACCAGCATCTGCGAAACCCTGCTGGCCCGCAACGGCATGAGCACGAACGATGTGGACATGCTCATTCCGCACCAAGCCAACATGCGCATCATCGAAGCAGTGGGCAAGAAGCTGGACATCGCTCCGGAAAAAGTGTTCGTAAACCTGAACAAGTTTGGAAACACTTCTGCGGCTTCGATTCCGCTGGCTCTGGCAGACGCCAAGAGCCAGGGTCTTATCAAGCCCGGCATGCGTGTTCTGCTGACCACCTTCGGCGGCGGATTCACCTGGGGTTCTGCCCTGCTCGAGTTCTAG
- the plsX gene encoding phosphate acyltransferase PlsX — protein sequence MHNSPIIAVDVMGGDHGPAVNIPGAIEAARTYGIRLALVGDTEKIKAELDRLPSGMLSGKVVYDIVHTDEVAGMDEKPSDILRRKKNSSIQVACRLVKEGKADGIVSAGNSGATVACGMFIMGRIPGVDRPALASVMPTEKKPIVLLDVGANVDCKPHHLFQFGLMADAYARDLLERESPRIGLLSIGEEEGKGNSQVKEAYDLFKMAKNIRFVGNVEGRDLFTGDVDVIVCDGFVGNVALKLSEGLSTSMSRILKRELLSSFLAKIGTLLARSAFKRFARMVDYAEYGGAPVLGLKGIAIVCHGASNAKAITNAVKMAAAFVEKKTNERLVEAISANEELTSFGKAVKN from the coding sequence ATGCATAACAGCCCCATCATCGCCGTGGACGTCATGGGTGGGGACCACGGCCCCGCCGTCAACATTCCCGGTGCGATAGAGGCTGCCCGCACGTATGGCATCCGGCTCGCTCTGGTTGGCGACACGGAGAAAATTAAGGCTGAACTTGACAGGCTGCCTTCCGGAATGCTTTCCGGCAAGGTGGTCTATGACATTGTCCATACCGATGAAGTCGCCGGTATGGACGAAAAGCCTTCGGACATACTGCGCCGCAAGAAAAACTCTTCCATCCAGGTAGCCTGCCGACTGGTAAAAGAAGGCAAGGCGGATGGCATTGTGAGCGCCGGTAATTCCGGAGCTACTGTTGCGTGCGGCATGTTCATTATGGGACGCATTCCGGGGGTTGACCGTCCGGCGCTTGCCAGCGTGATGCCCACGGAAAAAAAGCCCATTGTCCTGCTGGACGTCGGTGCCAATGTTGACTGCAAACCGCATCACCTGTTCCAGTTCGGCCTCATGGCCGATGCATATGCCCGTGACCTGCTGGAGCGTGAATCGCCCCGCATAGGTCTGCTTTCCATCGGTGAAGAGGAAGGCAAGGGCAATTCGCAGGTGAAAGAGGCTTACGACCTTTTCAAGATGGCGAAAAATATCCGCTTCGTCGGTAACGTGGAAGGCAGAGACCTGTTCACGGGCGATGTGGATGTCATCGTGTGCGACGGCTTTGTGGGGAACGTGGCTCTCAAGCTCAGCGAAGGGCTCAGCACTTCGATGAGCCGCATCCTGAAGCGCGAACTGCTGTCCAGCTTTCTTGCGAAAATCGGCACGCTGCTCGCGAGAAGCGCCTTCAAGCGCTTTGCCCGTATGGTGGACTACGCCGAATACGGCGGTGCCCCCGTTCTGGGTCTAAAAGGAATCGCCATTGTGTGCCACGGTGCCTCAAACGCCAAGGCCATTACCAACGCGGTCAAAATGGCAGCCGCCTTCGTGGAGAAGAAAACCAACGAACGTCTGGTTGAAGCTATCAGCGCTAACGAAGAGCTGACCAGCTTCGGCAAGGCCGTCAAGAATTGA
- the rpmF gene encoding 50S ribosomal protein L32 → MAVSQAKKSKSKKGMRRSHHRVAVPTVVFCQCGEAALPHRVCAACGTYNGRQMTKENA, encoded by the coding sequence ATGGCTGTATCTCAGGCTAAGAAGTCCAAGTCCAAGAAGGGCATGCGTCGTTCCCACCACCGTGTGGCTGTTCCTACCGTTGTGTTCTGCCAGTGCGGCGAAGCTGCCCTGCCCCACCGTGTTTGTGCCGCTTGCGGTACCTACAACGGCCGCCAGATGACGAAGGAAAATGCATAA